One stretch of Comamonas testosteroni DNA includes these proteins:
- a CDS encoding GntR family transcriptional regulator, translating into MPPSIAPAAAAEENHSQVVKAQLQLREMILAGEMAAGERISELVLAERLGISRTPIRAALMRLEQEGMLEATAGGRGYKVRVLSEADVSDAIELRGTLEGLAARMAAERGVDEALLARATRCLDAIDRVLDAQNWGDEAFSAYVALNSEFHDILLEMSGSSFMQRELERVKRLPFASPSGFVVADSESPRALRSLMLAQEQHREVIDAIEHREGARAEALMKEHSRIARRNLREAMRSPETTRVPGAQLIRASR; encoded by the coding sequence ATGCCACCCTCCATTGCCCCCGCTGCTGCAGCGGAAGAAAACCATTCCCAGGTCGTGAAGGCGCAGTTGCAGCTGCGCGAAATGATTCTTGCCGGCGAGATGGCGGCCGGCGAGCGCATCTCCGAGCTGGTGCTGGCGGAGCGTCTGGGCATCTCCCGTACTCCCATACGCGCAGCGCTGATGCGGCTTGAGCAGGAGGGCATGCTGGAAGCCACGGCTGGCGGGCGCGGCTACAAGGTGCGCGTGCTGTCCGAGGCCGATGTGTCGGACGCCATCGAGCTGCGCGGCACGCTGGAAGGCCTGGCGGCGCGCATGGCGGCCGAGCGCGGGGTGGATGAAGCCCTGCTGGCGCGAGCCACGCGCTGTCTGGATGCCATCGACCGTGTGCTGGATGCCCAGAACTGGGGCGACGAAGCGTTTTCCGCCTATGTGGCCCTGAACTCCGAATTTCACGACATCTTGCTGGAGATGTCGGGCAGCAGCTTCATGCAGCGCGAGCTGGAGCGGGTCAAGCGCCTGCCGTTTGCGTCCCCTTCGGGCTTTGTGGTGGCCGACTCCGAGTCGCCGCGCGCCCTGCGCAGCCTGATGCTTGCGCAGGAGCAGCACCGCGAAGTGATAGACGCGATCGAGCACCGCGAAGGCGCGCGTGCCGAGGCGCTGATGAAAGAGCACTCGCGCATTGCGCGGCGCAATTTGCGCGAAGCCATGCGCTCGCCCGAGACCACGCGCGTACCCGGTGCGCAACTGATTCGCGCCAGCCGCTGA
- a CDS encoding acyl-CoA thioesterase, translating to MPPRSPDLPSVALPADKELVLKVVPMPADVNANGDIFGGWVMAQVDLAGSVLPQRISHTRMVTVAVNEFIFKQPVRVGDILSFYAGVQHVGRTSVAVDVEVFAERFSDQGKYVKVTEARLTYVAIDATGKPQSLPDTEQTRAWREKIQAQAAAKS from the coding sequence ATGCCCCCCCGTTCGCCCGACCTTCCCAGCGTTGCCCTGCCCGCCGACAAGGAACTGGTTCTCAAAGTCGTGCCCATGCCTGCCGATGTCAATGCCAATGGCGACATCTTCGGTGGCTGGGTCATGGCGCAGGTGGACCTGGCCGGCTCGGTGCTGCCGCAGCGCATCAGCCACACCCGCATGGTGACCGTGGCCGTCAACGAATTCATCTTCAAGCAACCCGTGCGCGTGGGCGACATTCTGTCCTTTTATGCCGGCGTGCAGCATGTGGGTCGCACCTCGGTCGCCGTGGATGTGGAAGTCTTTGCCGAGCGCTTTTCCGACCAAGGCAAATATGTGAAGGTGACCGAGGCTCGCCTGACCTATGTGGCCATTGATGCTACCGGCAAGCCCCAGTCTCTGCCGGATACCGAGCAAACACGTGCCTGGCGTGAAAAAATCCAGGCTCAGGCAGCCGCCAAGAGCTGA
- a CDS encoding bactofilin family protein, with product MAVQNPFFGKRDNDNFPSRSSVTGLSTANSAATSGASSLSNAGLGTAPSSPMRAAATAAPTAPVAEENGGSKLTVGPNIKLKGVEITDCDTLVVEGTVEATMNSRVIKIAEQGAFHGTAEIDIAEIHGKFDGTLTVREKLVIYGSGKVSGTIRYGKVVIEEGGELTGQIEAGTRSGTSSASNASASAWSKSSAGSTSSQVGTVASSTETTGSAAVV from the coding sequence ATGGCTGTGCAAAACCCGTTCTTCGGCAAACGCGATAACGATAACTTTCCTTCACGCAGTTCCGTCACCGGGCTTTCGACAGCGAATAGCGCTGCGACATCGGGCGCCAGCTCCCTGAGTAATGCGGGCCTTGGCACGGCACCATCCAGCCCCATGCGTGCGGCTGCGACTGCAGCTCCCACCGCGCCTGTTGCTGAGGAAAACGGAGGCAGCAAGCTGACCGTCGGTCCGAACATCAAGCTCAAGGGTGTGGAAATCACGGACTGCGACACCTTGGTCGTGGAAGGAACGGTCGAGGCGACCATGAACTCCCGCGTCATCAAGATTGCCGAGCAGGGGGCGTTTCACGGCACGGCCGAGATCGATATTGCAGAAATCCACGGCAAGTTCGACGGCACCCTCACGGTGCGTGAAAAGCTGGTGATCTATGGCTCCGGCAAGGTCAGCGGAACGATCCGCTATGGCAAGGTGGTGATCGAAGAGGGTGGCGAGCTGACGGGACAGATCGAAGCGGGAACCCGTTCCGGCACCAGCAGTGCCAGCAATGCCTCCGCTTCGGCCTGGAGCAAGAGCAGTGCCGGCAGCACCAGCAGTCAGGTGGGGACTGTGGCCAGCAGCACCGAAACGACGGGTAGCGCTGCAGTCGTCTGA
- a CDS encoding ABCB family ABC transporter ATP-binding protein/permease, with amino-acid sequence MRSQLPATPEEAAVAANQSDGATLRRLFPYIWRYKWHALAALVFMICAKLANVGVPILLKHLVDALDIKPGQAQAVLVVPVGLLAAYGLLRFSSTMFTELRDLVFSKATQGASRSIALSTFEHLHALSLRFHLERQTGGMTRDIERGVRSTESLISYSLYSILPTLIEMALVLGILAVRFDIWFAVITLAALVFYIGFTVTVTEWRTRFRKEANAQESAAHTKAIDSLLNYETVKYFNNEQFESARYDENLENLRRVRLKSQTTLSMLNCGQQLIIGAALVAILWRATQGVVDGRLTLGDLVMINAFMIQLYIPLNFLGVIYREIKQSLTDLNRMFTLMDKEREVADAPGAQPLQITNPPPEVRFENVQFAYDSARPILHDVSFTIPAGKTVAVVGPSGSGKSTLARLLFRFYDVQGGHVRIAGQDIRTVTQSSVRHCVGIVPQDTVLFNDTVAYNIAYGQPGATQEQVVAAAKAARIHDFIERTPQGYATRVGERGLKLSGGEKQRVAIARTLLKNPPILIFDEATSALDSANERAIQNELRSAAQGKTSLVIAHRLSTVVEAHEILVMDSGRIIERGTHEELLAAGGRYSSMWNMQLNQAESSEIPA; translated from the coding sequence ATGCGTTCACAGTTACCTGCAACCCCAGAAGAAGCCGCGGTAGCGGCAAACCAGTCAGACGGCGCCACGCTGCGTCGCCTCTTTCCCTATATCTGGCGCTACAAATGGCATGCGCTGGCAGCGCTGGTGTTCATGATCTGCGCCAAGCTGGCCAATGTGGGCGTGCCCATCCTGCTCAAGCATCTGGTCGATGCGCTGGATATCAAGCCCGGGCAGGCGCAGGCCGTGCTGGTGGTCCCCGTGGGTCTGCTGGCGGCCTATGGATTGCTGCGCTTTTCCTCGACCATGTTCACCGAACTGCGGGATCTGGTCTTTTCCAAGGCCACGCAGGGCGCATCGCGCTCGATCGCGCTGTCGACCTTCGAGCATCTGCATGCCCTGAGCCTGCGCTTTCATCTGGAGCGCCAGACCGGTGGCATGACGCGGGACATCGAGCGCGGCGTGCGCAGCACCGAGTCGCTGATCTCGTATTCGCTCTACTCCATCCTGCCCACGCTGATTGAGATGGCGCTGGTGCTGGGCATTCTGGCCGTGCGTTTCGACATCTGGTTTGCCGTCATCACGCTGGCAGCGCTGGTGTTCTATATCGGCTTCACGGTTACCGTGACAGAGTGGCGCACCCGCTTCAGAAAAGAGGCCAATGCCCAGGAGTCGGCGGCCCATACCAAGGCCATTGATTCGTTGCTGAACTACGAGACCGTCAAGTACTTCAACAACGAGCAGTTCGAGTCCGCGCGCTATGACGAGAACCTTGAAAACCTGCGCCGCGTGCGGCTCAAGAGCCAGACCACGCTGTCCATGCTCAACTGCGGCCAGCAGCTCATCATCGGAGCAGCGCTGGTGGCCATCCTGTGGCGGGCCACGCAGGGCGTGGTCGACGGCAGGCTGACGCTGGGCGATCTGGTCATGATCAATGCCTTCATGATCCAGCTCTATATCCCGCTGAATTTTCTGGGCGTGATCTATCGCGAGATCAAGCAAAGTCTGACCGACCTGAACCGCATGTTCACGCTCATGGACAAAGAGCGCGAAGTGGCCGATGCGCCTGGCGCACAGCCCTTGCAGATCACCAATCCTCCGCCCGAGGTGCGTTTTGAAAACGTGCAGTTCGCCTACGATAGCGCGCGGCCCATATTGCATGATGTGAGCTTCACCATTCCTGCAGGCAAGACCGTGGCCGTGGTCGGCCCCTCGGGTTCGGGCAAGAGCACGCTGGCGCGTCTGCTGTTTCGCTTCTATGACGTGCAGGGCGGCCATGTGCGCATTGCCGGACAGGACATCCGCACGGTGACCCAGAGCAGCGTGCGCCATTGCGTGGGCATTGTTCCGCAAGACACGGTGCTGTTCAACGACACGGTGGCCTACAACATCGCCTATGGCCAGCCGGGCGCCACGCAGGAGCAGGTGGTTGCAGCGGCCAAGGCTGCGCGCATTCATGACTTCATCGAGCGCACGCCCCAGGGCTATGCCACGCGTGTGGGCGAGCGCGGTCTCAAGCTCTCGGGCGGTGAAAAGCAGCGCGTGGCGATTGCGCGCACCCTGCTCAAGAACCCGCCGATCCTGATCTTCGACGAAGCGACTTCGGCATTGGACAGCGCCAACGAGCGCGCCATCCAAAACGAGCTGCGCAGCGCGGCGCAAGGCAAGACCTCGCTGGTCATTGCCCACCGCCTGTCCACCGTGGTCGAGGCGCATGAAATCCTGGTCATGGACAGCGGCCGCATCATCGAGCGCGGCACGCACGAAGAGCTGCTTGCCGCCGGAGGGCGCTACTCCAGCATGTGGAATATGCAGCTCAACCAGGCGGAGTCATCGGAGATTCCTGCCTGA